From the genome of Streptomyces sp. S4.7:
CACTGGGCACAGTTGGGTAGAGGATTGCGATGCACTCTTTGAGAGGTTGTTCCCAGAGCCAGGCTCGAGTTCTCCTCACAAGCGACCCCCATACCGATCGCCGCACCCCGCGATATCGATCGTTTGGCGGTCGTATCGCCGTCGTGCCCTGCCGACGGCCTCTTTGCGTTCGCGCCAATAGCCGCTTTTGTGTGATTCACATTGTGAAGCCCATGGGGTCAAGCGACCGCTGAACGACCCCTTCCGGCCGTGGCGGCGAACGCGGCCACGCACCAAGCTTGTTATGGCTCTTAATGACGCTGGCATGTGCCTGTACCCGTCCAACTGCCCGTCTGTGAAGGCTCCCTAAACACATGGTCCGCTCCCTCGTGCTCGTTCCGCCGGCCCGGAATTGCCGGCCGGCCGACGCGGCGGCTCCCGAGGGCGGCGGACGGAACGGCGAGCCGGGGGCGTCTCGGAAGGCCCGTGGGGCCCGCGACGCCGGGCGAACGCCCACCCGGCACTCGCCCGAGCGGTATCCGCTCCAACGGCACACGCCCCCGGAGCCCCAAGCCGGCGCCGAAGCGCGGCCCTTTCACCTTCATCCGCCGGTCCCCGTCGTACCGAGGACATTTATGCCTGAACTCTCCCCGAACGTCGCCCCCGCCGACCGTCGTAGCGGTCGGCGGCGCGGACGTTCCGCTCGGAAGTCCCAGAACTCCGGGACCGCGCAGGCCCCCGCCACGGCCACGGCCAACCGGAATCTGGCCACCGAGAAGGGTCTGCGCTCACGGATCCGTTTTCTCGCCCTGATGCCGGTGGCCACGGTCGTGGTGCTGGGCGCGGGCGCGTGGTCCACGTGGCACTTCGCCCAGAACGCCGTGGCGACCTGGTCCGTCGTGGCCGCCGCCGCCGTCCTCGGCCTGGTGGCGACGGCCGCCGCCACCCGTAAGGCCGCCGCCGTCTCCGCCGCCGTGCACGAGCAGCGGGTCACGAACGCCGCCTCCGCCCGCCAGTGGGTCGAGCGGTTCGAGGCCGTGACCTGCGAGGGGCAGAAGAACATCGCCCGGCTGCTGGAACAGATCAGCCGCGGCGAGCGTCCCCAGCTCCTGGAGCCGGCGCCCCACGCCGTCGCCCAGGGCAATCCGTTCTCGGATCTCGAACAGACCCTGCGCCTCGCGCAGCACCAGGCACTGGCCGCGGTCGCAGAGGCGGGCGCGCGCCAGCAGGTGGACGTGTTCGTCAACATCGCGCAGCGCCTGCACGCGCTGGTCAACCGCGCGCTGGCCCGGCTGGACGATCTGGAGAGCGAGGTCGAGGACCCCGACCTGCTCGGCGGTCTCTTCGGCGTCGACCACCTCGTCACCCAGTTCCGCCGCCAGGTGGAGAGCCTGGCCGTGATGGGCGGCGCGGTCCCCCGCCGCATCAACAAGCCCGTCCCGCTGCCGACCGTGCTGCGCCAGGGTGTCGCCGAGATCGAGCAGTACGCCCGCGTACGTGTCATCCAGCCGCCCGAGGGCACTCTGCCCGGCTACGCCGCGGCCGAGGTCATCCACCTGCTGGCCGAACTCGTCGAGAACGCGGCCCGGTTCTCCGCCCCGGAGACCCAGGTGACGCTGCGCGCCGAGCGTGTCCCGGCCGGTCTCGCGATCGAGATCGACGACCGCGGGCTGCCGATGGCGCCCGAGAAGCTGGAGCGGATGAACCGGCTGCTCACCAGGCCGGACCAGTTCGACATCCGCGAGCAGCTGGAGGACGGCAGGATCGGCCTGTTCGTGGTCGCGCAGATCGCGCGCAGGCACGACATCGACGTCGCACTGCGGCGCAACATCTACGGCGGTACCCAGGCCATCGTCGTACTGCCGAGCGCGCTGCTCGACGCCGCCCCGACGCCGCCCACCCAGCGGCAGGCACCCAACCCGGAGCAGGAGCAGCGCCGGCAGCAGGAGCAGCGGGCGGAGCACGCGCAGCGTACGGGCCCGTCGAGCGAGCCGGCGTCGGGCGCGGCGTGGTCGGCCGCCCCGCAGGCCCCCCAGCCGTCCCCGCAGCAGGCGCCCCGGCACACGTCCCCGCCGGCGCCGCACCAGGTCCCGGGTCAGGTTCCGGGTCAGGTTCCGAACCAGGTGCCGCACATACCGAACCAGGTGCCGCACCACCAGCCGTACCAGGTCCCCCAGTCCACGTCCGACCACCGCAGCCCCCTGCCCGCCGAGGCCGGCGCCCTCGCCGCCCGCGGCGGTCGCGGCGGTCGCGGTACGCACGGCGAGACGCCGTCCGTACGCCGCATCGGCTCACCGAACGCCCACGCGGCAGCCACGGCGACGGCCTCGGCCGGATCCAACGGCGCAGGCGAGGCCCCGGCCCCGCTCCCCCAGCGGCAGCCCACGGCGTACGGCGCGAGCAACGGCCAGACCGGCGGCGGCCACAACGGCAGCCACAACGGCGGCCACCAGAACCCCGGTTACCCCGGCGGCGGCCGGCACTCCGCCACCGCCCACCCCGACTCCGGCCAATCCAGTGCCGGCCGCTCCACCACCGGCTCTGCCGACGTCACACCCCCCGAGGTCCCCCGATCCACCCAGGCCTCACCCCCGAGCGACGCCACCAACTCCCCCGGTCGCCGGCCCACTCTCCCCCGGCGGAGCGAGACGTACCGCGGACCGGAGTTCCCGCGGCTCGCCGACGCCGACCGGGAGGTCGTCGCCCCGAATCCGGATCTGATGGCTCGTTTCGCCTCAGGCATCAGGCTCGCCAGCTCGGAAGACGGCCCGCAGGGGCCCCCCGACCAGACGAGCTGACGCTGCCCGCGGCGGTCGCCCAACCACTTACGGAGTCACTCTCTTGCCAAACGAAGTTTTTTCGGCCCAGCAGCCCGATCTGGACTGGTTGATGGCTGATTTCATCAGGCGCGTCCCCGGTACGGAAGGCGCTGTCCTGGCATCCAGTGACGGAGTGCGCAAGCATTCCTACGGTCTGGGCATCGACTCGGCGGACAAGCTGAGCGCGATCAGCACCGCGTTGTGCTCACTGGCCGGCGGCGTCCGTGACATCAAGGGTCCCGCCGACGGCAGGGTCAGGCAGGTGGTGGTCGAGCACGACAACGGACTGCTCTTCGTTTCGATGGCCGGCCCCGGGGCCGTGCTGGGTGTGCTGGCTTCCGACAGCGCCGATCTCGGCGCCGTCGGTTTCGAGATGGGGCAGCTGGTCAAGAGCGTGCCCGAGCACCTGAGTACACCGCCGCGGCTGCGTCAGTCCTCCGTCGACGACCGGGTGCACTGATCATGGCGGCCTTAGACGGTACCCCCTGGGTGGACGACGACGAGCACGAGATCCGTCCGTACGCCCTGACGGGTGGGCGAACGCGGCCCACGAACGAGATGAGTCTGTCGTCGCTCCTCAAGGCACGCGCCACGGCACCGGAGGGCTATCTCAGCCCGGAGGCGGCGCACTGTCTGGCGCTCTGCCGCGGCGAGGCACGGTCGGTGGCCGAGGTCGCCGCCACCCTGGCCCAGCCGGTCCAGGTGGCGAAGATCCTGCTCTCCGACCTGCTGGACGAGGGTGCGTTGATCATGGCGATGCCCACGAGAACGGCCGACCCGAAAGATCCGAATCTGCTGGAGGCAGTGCTTGAGGGGCTACGAACCTATGTCGTCTGACGATCCCATCGCCCTGAAGATCGTGGTCGGTGGCGGCTTCGGCGTGGGCAAGACCACCATGATCGGCGCGGTCAGCGAGATCAAGCCGCTCTCGACCGAGGAGACCCTGACCTCGGCGAGCAGCGGGACGGGCACCGACCGGCTGGAGGGCATCGAGAACAAGGCCACCACCACGGTGGCCCTGGACTTCGGCCGGATCACCCTCCAGAAGCAGAACATGGTGCTGCTTCTGTTCGGCACTCCGGGACAGCAGCGCTTCTGGTTCACCTGGGACGATCTGTCGCTGGGTGCGATCGGGGCCGTCGTCCTGGCCGACACCCGCCGACTGCTGGACTGCTTCGCCGCCGTCGAGTACTTCGAGAGCCGTGACGTGCCCTTCGTCGTCGCCGTCAACGAGTTCGACGCGGAGGACGCCTACCGCTACAGCTCCGAAGAGGTCCGCGAGGCGCTCGAACTCAAGGCGGACGTACCGGTGTTGCTCTGCGACGCGCGCGACCCCGCGTCGGCGAAGCACGTACTGGTCTCCCTCGTCAGTTACGCGCACTCGGTCTCGCTCCGCCGCGCGCGGGAGCGGGCCGTCCACACCCCGCCCCCCGCATCACCCCTTCAGCACTCCAGCGATCTGGGAGCCACCTCATGACCTACGACACCGAAGCGGGCCTGCATCTCCCCGCGCCCGACATGGAATTGGCACACCGTGAGGCCCGGCTGCGTGAACTGGGCCTCGGGGACATGCCCGACGCCGAGTTCGACGCGTTCGCGACTCAGCTCGCGCAGGCGGCGGGCGCACCGTACGCGATGGTCAACTTCATCACCGGCCACCAGTTCTTCGCCGGTCTGCACACGCCGTCCGCGGCCCAGTCGGGTCCGGGCGGTCCCGAGGCGGGCGGCAACCCCGAGGTGAGCCGGATCATGGCCCGGGACCACGGGTACTGCCCGGACGTCCT
Proteins encoded in this window:
- a CDS encoding DUF742 domain-containing protein translates to MAALDGTPWVDDDEHEIRPYALTGGRTRPTNEMSLSSLLKARATAPEGYLSPEAAHCLALCRGEARSVAEVAATLAQPVQVAKILLSDLLDEGALIMAMPTRTADPKDPNLLEAVLEGLRTYVV
- a CDS encoding ATP/GTP-binding protein; this translates as MSSDDPIALKIVVGGGFGVGKTTMIGAVSEIKPLSTEETLTSASSGTGTDRLEGIENKATTTVALDFGRITLQKQNMVLLLFGTPGQQRFWFTWDDLSLGAIGAVVLADTRRLLDCFAAVEYFESRDVPFVVAVNEFDAEDAYRYSSEEVREALELKADVPVLLCDARDPASAKHVLVSLVSYAHSVSLRRARERAVHTPPPASPLQHSSDLGATS
- a CDS encoding GAF domain-containing protein is translated as MTYDTEAGLHLPAPDMELAHREARLRELGLGDMPDAEFDAFATQLAQAAGAPYAMVNFITGHQFFAGLHTPSAAQSGPGGPEAGGNPEVSRIMARDHGYCPDVLNRRKALVLPDVYAYPRFASNEVVDLIGIRTYAGAPLIDERTDTVLGTVCFVGTDPRGKETGRDTLQLIKESRDQLMRLIYQRTGGGPR
- a CDS encoding roadblock/LC7 domain-containing protein, coding for MADFIRRVPGTEGAVLASSDGVRKHSYGLGIDSADKLSAISTALCSLAGGVRDIKGPADGRVRQVVVEHDNGLLFVSMAGPGAVLGVLASDSADLGAVGFEMGQLVKSVPEHLSTPPRLRQSSVDDRVH
- a CDS encoding sensor histidine kinase codes for the protein MPELSPNVAPADRRSGRRRGRSARKSQNSGTAQAPATATANRNLATEKGLRSRIRFLALMPVATVVVLGAGAWSTWHFAQNAVATWSVVAAAAVLGLVATAAATRKAAAVSAAVHEQRVTNAASARQWVERFEAVTCEGQKNIARLLEQISRGERPQLLEPAPHAVAQGNPFSDLEQTLRLAQHQALAAVAEAGARQQVDVFVNIAQRLHALVNRALARLDDLESEVEDPDLLGGLFGVDHLVTQFRRQVESLAVMGGAVPRRINKPVPLPTVLRQGVAEIEQYARVRVIQPPEGTLPGYAAAEVIHLLAELVENAARFSAPETQVTLRAERVPAGLAIEIDDRGLPMAPEKLERMNRLLTRPDQFDIREQLEDGRIGLFVVAQIARRHDIDVALRRNIYGGTQAIVVLPSALLDAAPTPPTQRQAPNPEQEQRRQQEQRAEHAQRTGPSSEPASGAAWSAAPQAPQPSPQQAPRHTSPPAPHQVPGQVPGQVPNQVPHIPNQVPHHQPYQVPQSTSDHRSPLPAEAGALAARGGRGGRGTHGETPSVRRIGSPNAHAAATATASAGSNGAGEAPAPLPQRQPTAYGASNGQTGGGHNGSHNGGHQNPGYPGGGRHSATAHPDSGQSSAGRSTTGSADVTPPEVPRSTQASPPSDATNSPGRRPTLPRRSETYRGPEFPRLADADREVVAPNPDLMARFASGIRLASSEDGPQGPPDQTS